Proteins from one Catenuloplanes atrovinosus genomic window:
- a CDS encoding OB-fold-containig protein has translation MGGFIDAALGFPAVLFSFLLVVVVGYWGLVLVGGADLDLLGGGVDADGLDGDAGDAGEAGGLGGFFAWLGFGGVPVTVIVSLLVAFAWFASLAGTVALGTTDLNGGLMVVLSLLVVVVALILAFGITRVLAGLLSRIMPVGPQPSRGDFMGATCVIRTGSVTATFGQAEVHAVDGSSSIIQVRQPGDEKLRAGSKAIIYDFDADGEFFWVMPAESAGLSDRSA, from the coding sequence ATGGGCGGGTTCATCGATGCCGCGCTGGGGTTTCCGGCGGTGTTGTTCAGCTTCCTGCTCGTCGTCGTGGTCGGGTACTGGGGGCTGGTGCTCGTCGGCGGAGCCGACCTGGATCTGCTCGGTGGTGGGGTCGATGCTGACGGGCTGGACGGGGACGCGGGCGACGCGGGTGAGGCCGGCGGGCTCGGCGGGTTCTTCGCCTGGCTCGGGTTCGGTGGCGTGCCCGTCACGGTCATCGTCTCGCTGCTGGTGGCGTTCGCCTGGTTCGCGAGCCTGGCCGGGACCGTGGCGCTCGGCACCACGGATCTGAACGGTGGCCTGATGGTCGTGCTGTCGCTGCTGGTGGTCGTGGTCGCGCTGATCCTGGCGTTCGGCATCACGCGCGTGCTGGCCGGGCTGCTGTCGCGGATCATGCCGGTCGGCCCGCAGCCGTCGCGCGGCGACTTCATGGGCGCCACCTGCGTGATCCGCACCGGCTCGGTGACCGCCACGTTCGGCCAGGCCGAGGTGCACGCGGTGGACGGCTCCTCCTCGATCATTCAGGTTCGCCAGCCGGGCGACGAGAAGCTCCGCGCCGGCAGCAAGGCGATCATTTACGACTTCGACGCCGACGGCGAGTTCTTCTGGGTCATGCCGGCCGAGAGCGCCGGGCTCTCCGACCGTTCCGCGTAA
- a CDS encoding EndoU domain-containing protein, producing MASNARRRPGQSRRSAKRESGLFKKVEAWLRSRMKQHRYQHVFQGQVKFYPPNNTPGASGFHHRYQGQNPPGARVRRDANGNEMITQHGPDGVYRARVDVQAPNGTWIPKNAQSTFFPDRWTPQQVDDAISHAFRNRTMDPNNSQRWYGPGPNGMTISGFVDPGSDRWKTAFPVIT from the coding sequence ATGGCTAGCAACGCACGGCGCCGCCCGGGCCAGAGCCGCCGGTCCGCCAAGCGTGAGTCGGGCCTGTTCAAGAAGGTTGAGGCGTGGCTGCGAAGCCGGATGAAGCAGCACCGCTACCAACACGTCTTCCAGGGGCAAGTCAAGTTCTACCCGCCGAACAACACGCCCGGCGCGTCCGGATTCCATCACCGCTATCAGGGCCAGAACCCGCCGGGTGCACGGGTGCGCCGGGATGCCAACGGCAATGAGATGATCACTCAGCATGGGCCGGACGGCGTCTATCGCGCGAGGGTCGACGTGCAGGCGCCGAACGGGACCTGGATTCCGAAGAACGCGCAGTCCACGTTCTTCCCGGACCGGTGGACGCCACAACAGGTCGATGACGCGATCTCGCATGCGTTCCGGAATCGCACGATGGACCCCAACAACTCTCAGCGCTGGTACGGCCCCGGCCCCAACGGCATGACGATCTCCGGTTTTGTTGACCCAGGCTCGGACCGCTGGAAGACGGCGTTCCCGGTCATTACGTGA
- a CDS encoding DNA repair ATPase — protein sequence MTDVDAGTYEVLRGRLAEQAAELARRAERLNAQRAETFGGAELRLLGTERIRTENNCVPRDIVSVGGRMLFGYNVFIGLKSETSVADVFSLHGFGRTGGDGFAFSEPGPVPGLLDDERFQRDFAELYRYYRQTRLLQLRRMEGRLLAVFQTGARGDDLRVLRWRTAPDGTVSYLDNRGEREHVFPPAHDFEWTETTRDQHVLGRHPHISIEDEVFVETVGGTLTIKVENNTEDGEGIYGEPVDEPLQSLADAEVGYARVGTLILLKVLPYKETVHRYLVFNTRTRTVARLDGIGQACQRLPEDQGIIFPGGYYLDTGVTKTFDTDVQGLEFEKAIRSPNGEDVLYVFHARTDGRYLLLPYNLIRKEVANPFTCHGYSLFDDGTLIVFRSATDEPTRVHPVQVWQTPFLSDTYAATQPAGAGTLARIGNAELVRGISEAVSIARMVGEMSPSQAVYEGLIAACTRAFDHYHWLGDPELGDLAAPLTEVRTTAGQVLDEFEKVQALTAQAATALGTASSEVTAMIRRSRGETPTSTEDWITRLAVLRAAQGRLVSLRELRYLDLGALDTLLAELEAETSAFAQRAVTYLSGADAFDGYHAVVADLETTAGAIETVASSAEVAERLDAQATGLQTVTEVVGSLDIADATVRVGILERVGEVLGGLNRARAVLDGRRRQLLDREGRAEFAAEFALLGQAITGALAAADTPERCDEQLGRLMLQLENLESRFAEFDDFLAQLSTKRTDVYEAFSSRKQALLDDRSRRADRLVDSAERILGSVARRVASLGTLDEVNTYFATDPMVAKLHSVADELRALGDSVRAEELAGRVKAARQEAGRSLRDRLDLFADGGGTIRLGKHRFAVNTQAVDLTMVPHDGGMTFAITATDFRAPVRDPAFAATRPFWEQLLVSESPEVYRAEHLAATVLATSRDLPIGPDLRDIVRREAETRYDEGYERGVHDVDAALILDALLRLHAGAGLLRYPPAVRAAAQLFWAYGVAEEDRAVWTRRASSLIRARAVFGTAGPALAALAAELGADAAVFLGEAGLPVDEPDQVGEYLVEELAGQPFGFVTSADARTLLDRFRRALGGTVAPSGRDFDEDLRALDGDLAARHQLAGAWLGAYLASTGADAPAELPEAVALLLAPDLARHDSSAALSERVTGLLGAHPRIADRALTVRLDEFLPRTRRFREQRMPAYRDYQRQRTALASAERARLRLDEYTPRVMSAFVRNRLLDEIYLPLIGDNLARQLGAAGDAKRTDQMGLLLLISPPGYGKTTLMEYVASRLGLVFVKVNGPALGHGVTSLDPAEAPNATARQEVEKISFALELGNNVLLYLDDIQHTNPELLQKFISLCDAQRRMEGVWDGATRTYDLRGKRFAVCMAGNPYTESGQRFRIPDMLANRADVWNLGDVLSGREDLFALSYIENALTSNPVLAPLSTRERGDIELLVRLARGDGTARADRLAHPYSAVELDGILAVLRKLLRVQEVVLTVNRAYIASAAQAEESRTEPPFKLQGSYRNMNKLAERIVPVMNDAELETVLDDHYLGEAQTLTGGAEANLLKLAELRGRLTPAQRARWDEVKAAFLRQAALGGAGDDPMSRAVGAVGLLADRVAAVEEAIDRAAAARSMTSD from the coding sequence GTGACCGACGTGGACGCCGGCACCTACGAGGTGCTCCGCGGCCGGCTCGCCGAGCAGGCCGCGGAGCTCGCCCGGCGCGCCGAACGGCTGAACGCCCAGCGCGCGGAGACGTTCGGCGGCGCCGAACTGCGCCTGCTCGGCACGGAGCGAATCCGGACCGAGAACAACTGCGTGCCGCGCGACATCGTGTCCGTGGGCGGGCGGATGCTGTTCGGCTACAACGTCTTCATCGGGCTCAAGTCGGAGACGTCGGTCGCGGACGTGTTCTCGCTGCACGGCTTCGGGCGTACCGGCGGCGACGGTTTTGCATTCAGCGAGCCCGGGCCGGTGCCGGGGCTGCTCGACGACGAGCGCTTCCAGCGCGACTTCGCGGAGCTGTACCGGTACTACCGGCAGACGCGGCTGCTGCAGCTGCGCCGGATGGAGGGGCGGCTGCTGGCCGTCTTCCAGACCGGCGCGCGCGGCGACGACCTGCGCGTGCTGCGCTGGCGGACCGCACCCGACGGTACGGTGTCCTACCTCGACAACCGGGGCGAGCGCGAGCACGTGTTCCCGCCCGCGCACGACTTCGAGTGGACCGAGACCACCCGCGACCAGCACGTCCTCGGCCGGCACCCGCACATCTCGATCGAGGACGAGGTCTTCGTCGAGACGGTCGGCGGCACGCTCACCATCAAGGTGGAGAACAACACCGAGGACGGCGAGGGCATCTACGGCGAGCCGGTCGACGAGCCGCTGCAGAGCCTGGCCGACGCGGAGGTCGGCTACGCCCGGGTCGGCACGCTGATCCTGCTCAAGGTGCTGCCGTACAAGGAGACCGTGCACCGGTACCTGGTCTTCAACACCCGCACGCGTACGGTCGCCCGGCTCGACGGCATCGGCCAGGCCTGCCAGCGGCTGCCCGAGGACCAGGGAATCATCTTCCCGGGCGGCTACTACCTCGACACCGGCGTCACCAAGACGTTCGACACGGACGTGCAGGGGCTGGAGTTCGAGAAGGCCATCCGGTCGCCGAACGGCGAGGACGTGCTCTACGTCTTCCACGCCCGCACCGACGGCCGCTACCTGCTGCTGCCGTACAACCTGATCCGCAAGGAGGTCGCGAACCCGTTCACCTGCCACGGGTACTCGCTCTTCGACGACGGCACGCTGATCGTGTTCCGGTCCGCCACGGACGAGCCGACCCGCGTGCACCCGGTGCAGGTGTGGCAGACGCCGTTCCTGTCCGACACGTACGCGGCCACGCAGCCGGCCGGCGCGGGCACGCTGGCCCGGATCGGCAACGCGGAGCTGGTCCGGGGCATCTCCGAGGCGGTCTCGATCGCGCGCATGGTCGGCGAGATGAGCCCGTCCCAGGCGGTCTACGAGGGCCTGATCGCGGCGTGCACGCGCGCGTTCGACCACTACCACTGGCTCGGCGACCCGGAGCTGGGAGACCTGGCGGCGCCGCTGACCGAGGTACGGACCACGGCCGGCCAGGTGCTGGACGAGTTCGAGAAGGTGCAGGCACTCACCGCCCAGGCCGCGACCGCGCTCGGCACCGCGTCCTCCGAGGTCACCGCCATGATCCGGCGGTCCCGCGGTGAGACGCCGACGTCCACGGAGGACTGGATCACCCGGCTGGCCGTGCTGCGTGCCGCGCAGGGCCGGCTGGTCTCGCTGCGCGAGCTGCGCTATCTCGACCTCGGTGCGCTGGACACGCTGCTGGCCGAGCTCGAGGCCGAGACGTCCGCGTTCGCCCAGCGCGCGGTGACGTATCTGAGCGGCGCCGACGCCTTCGACGGGTACCACGCGGTCGTCGCCGACCTGGAGACCACGGCGGGCGCGATCGAGACGGTGGCGTCCTCGGCCGAGGTGGCGGAGCGGCTCGACGCCCAGGCCACCGGCCTGCAGACGGTCACCGAGGTGGTCGGCTCGCTGGACATCGCGGACGCCACGGTCCGGGTCGGCATCCTGGAGCGGGTCGGCGAGGTGCTCGGCGGCCTCAACCGGGCCCGCGCCGTCCTGGACGGCCGCCGCCGGCAGTTGCTCGACCGGGAGGGGCGGGCCGAGTTCGCCGCCGAGTTCGCCCTGCTCGGGCAGGCGATCACCGGCGCGCTCGCGGCCGCGGACACGCCCGAGCGGTGCGACGAGCAGCTCGGCCGGCTGATGCTGCAGTTGGAGAACCTGGAGTCCCGGTTCGCCGAATTCGACGACTTCCTGGCGCAGCTGTCCACCAAGCGCACCGACGTCTACGAGGCGTTCTCCTCCCGGAAGCAGGCGCTGCTGGACGACCGCTCGCGGCGCGCGGACCGGCTGGTCGACTCCGCGGAGCGGATCCTCGGCAGCGTCGCCCGCCGGGTCGCATCGCTCGGCACGCTCGACGAGGTCAACACCTACTTCGCCACCGACCCGATGGTCGCGAAGCTGCACTCGGTCGCGGACGAGCTGCGCGCGCTCGGCGACAGCGTGCGCGCGGAGGAACTGGCCGGTCGCGTGAAGGCCGCGCGCCAGGAGGCCGGCCGGTCCCTGCGCGACCGCCTCGACCTGTTCGCGGACGGCGGCGGCACGATCCGGCTCGGCAAGCACCGGTTCGCGGTGAACACGCAGGCCGTGGACCTGACCATGGTGCCGCACGACGGCGGGATGACGTTCGCGATCACCGCCACCGACTTCCGGGCCCCGGTCCGCGACCCGGCGTTCGCGGCCACCCGGCCGTTCTGGGAGCAGCTACTCGTCTCCGAGTCGCCGGAGGTCTACCGGGCCGAACACCTGGCCGCCACCGTGCTCGCCACCTCGCGCGACCTGCCCATCGGCCCGGACCTGCGCGACATCGTCCGCCGCGAGGCCGAGACCCGGTACGACGAGGGGTACGAGCGCGGCGTCCACGACGTCGACGCTGCGCTGATCCTGGACGCGCTGCTGCGCCTGCACGCGGGCGCGGGACTGCTGCGCTACCCGCCGGCGGTGCGCGCGGCGGCGCAGCTCTTCTGGGCGTACGGCGTCGCCGAGGAGGACCGCGCGGTCTGGACGCGCCGCGCCTCCTCGCTGATCCGCGCGCGGGCGGTCTTCGGCACGGCCGGGCCCGCGCTCGCCGCCCTCGCCGCGGAGCTGGGCGCGGACGCCGCCGTGTTCCTGGGTGAGGCCGGGCTGCCGGTCGACGAGCCGGACCAGGTGGGGGAGTACCTGGTCGAGGAGCTGGCCGGGCAGCCGTTCGGGTTCGTGACCAGCGCGGACGCCCGTACCCTCCTCGATCGTTTCCGGCGTGCGCTGGGCGGCACCGTGGCGCCCTCCGGACGCGACTTCGACGAGGACCTGCGCGCGCTCGACGGCGACCTCGCCGCCCGGCACCAGCTGGCCGGCGCGTGGCTCGGCGCCTACCTCGCCTCCACCGGCGCGGACGCCCCGGCCGAACTCCCCGAGGCGGTCGCGCTGCTGCTCGCGCCGGACCTGGCCCGGCACGACTCGTCCGCCGCGCTCAGCGAGCGGGTCACCGGCCTGCTCGGCGCGCACCCGCGGATCGCCGACCGCGCGCTCACCGTGCGGCTTGACGAGTTCCTGCCGCGCACCCGCCGGTTCCGCGAGCAGCGGATGCCCGCGTACCGCGACTACCAGCGGCAGCGGACCGCGCTCGCCAGCGCGGAACGCGCCCGGCTGCGGCTGGACGAGTACACGCCGCGGGTGATGAGCGCGTTCGTCCGCAACCGGCTGCTCGACGAGATCTACCTGCCGCTGATCGGCGACAACCTGGCCCGCCAGCTCGGCGCGGCCGGCGACGCCAAGCGCACCGACCAGATGGGCCTGCTGCTGCTCATCTCGCCGCCCGGCTACGGCAAGACCACGCTCATGGAGTACGTGGCCAGTCGGCTCGGCCTGGTGTTCGTCAAGGTCAACGGCCCGGCGCTCGGGCACGGCGTGACCTCGCTCGACCCGGCCGAGGCGCCGAACGCGACCGCGCGGCAGGAGGTGGAGAAGATCTCGTTCGCCCTGGAGCTGGGCAACAACGTGCTGCTCTACCTGGACGACATCCAGCACACCAACCCGGAGCTGCTGCAGAAGTTCATCTCGCTGTGTGACGCGCAGCGGCGGATGGAAGGCGTCTGGGACGGCGCCACCCGCACGTACGACCTGCGCGGCAAGCGGTTCGCGGTGTGCATGGCCGGCAACCCGTACACCGAGAGCGGCCAGCGCTTCCGCATCCCGGACATGCTCGCCAACCGGGCCGACGTGTGGAACCTCGGCGACGTGCTCTCCGGCCGGGAGGACCTGTTCGCGCTCTCCTACATCGAGAACGCGCTCACCTCGAACCCGGTGCTGGCGCCGCTCTCCACCCGGGAGCGCGGCGACATCGAGCTGCTGGTCCGGCTGGCCCGCGGCGACGGGACCGCGCGCGCGGACCGGCTGGCGCATCCGTACTCCGCGGTCGAGCTGGACGGCATCCTCGCGGTGCTGCGCAAGCTGCTGCGGGTCCAGGAGGTCGTGCTCACCGTGAACCGCGCGTACATCGCGTCCGCGGCACAGGCGGAGGAGTCGCGCACGGAGCCGCCGTTCAAGCTGCAGGGCTCGTACCGCAACATGAACAAGCTCGCGGAGCGCATCGTGCCGGTGATGAACGACGCCGAGTTGGAGACCGTGCTCGACGACCACTATCTCGGCGAGGCGCAGACGCTCACCGGCGGCGCGGAGGCGAACCTGCTGAAGCTCGCGGAGCTGCGCGGCCGGCTCACCCCGGCGCAGCGCGCCCGGTGGGACGAGGTCAAGGCCGCGTTCCTCCGGCAGGCCGCGCTGGGCGGGGCCGGGGACGACCCGATGAGCCGGGCGGTCGGCGCGGTCGGGCTGCTGGCCGACCGGGTGGCGGCCGTGGAGGAGGCCATCGACCGCGCCGCGGCGGCGCGGTCGATGACGTCCGATTAG
- a CDS encoding SPFH domain-containing protein yields MDVLTTGLGVLLAVVLLVLLGLAFLVSRLFKKVEQGKALIISKVKKVDVTFTGAVVMPVLHKAEVMDISVKTIEIERTGNEGLICRDNIRADIRITFFVRVNKTIEDVIKVAQAIGTARASDQDTLQELFNAKFSEALKTVGKQLDFVDLYTKRDEFRDQIIAVIGTDLNGYSLEDAAIDFLEQTPVGRLDPKNILDAQGIRKITELTAAENVRTNEFQRSEEKEITRQNVDAREAILELQRRQAEAEIRQKREIETMRAREEAETSKVYAEERLRSRTADLRTDEQLGIQAENQAREIAVAAKNRERVIAIETERIEKDRMLEVIARQRETELSTISKDKEVEAEKRSIAEVVRERIAVEKTVAEQEENIKRLRVVEEAERTRQAVIINAEAEAQEVLVKNIKAAEAAEQAAKFKAREQLTLAEARQQAAELETRAQIRLAEAKQATAAAEGLAEVQVQERNAEAIEKVGRAEAIVEREKALAGADALREKLKGEAEGLTEKAAAMAALSDASREHEEYRLRLEAEKEIRLAGIDVHRQVAESQAMVVAAGLEKANIDIVGGDSVFFDKLLGSITLGKSVDGFLANSDVARSLVAPYVNGNGNLPADLAKLLGSVSTSDVSHLTLSAFLIQQMKAASGQDEARLRDLLETARRHGVADKTVAELAPAAK; encoded by the coding sequence ATGGATGTGCTGACCACGGGTCTCGGCGTGCTGCTCGCCGTCGTCCTGCTCGTTCTGCTCGGCCTGGCCTTCCTGGTCAGCCGGCTCTTCAAGAAGGTGGAGCAGGGCAAGGCACTGATCATCTCCAAGGTGAAGAAGGTGGACGTCACGTTCACCGGTGCCGTGGTGATGCCGGTGCTGCACAAGGCCGAGGTGATGGACATCTCGGTGAAGACCATCGAGATCGAACGTACCGGCAACGAGGGGTTGATCTGCCGCGACAACATCCGCGCGGACATCCGGATCACGTTCTTCGTGCGGGTGAACAAGACGATCGAGGACGTCATCAAGGTGGCGCAGGCGATCGGCACCGCGCGCGCCAGTGACCAGGACACGCTGCAGGAGCTGTTCAACGCGAAGTTCTCCGAGGCGCTGAAGACGGTCGGCAAGCAGCTCGACTTCGTCGACCTCTACACCAAGCGCGACGAGTTCCGCGACCAGATCATCGCGGTGATCGGCACCGACCTCAACGGCTACAGCCTGGAGGACGCGGCGATCGACTTCCTGGAGCAGACGCCGGTCGGCCGGCTGGACCCGAAGAACATCCTGGACGCGCAGGGCATCCGGAAGATCACCGAGCTGACCGCGGCCGAGAACGTGCGCACCAACGAGTTCCAGCGCTCCGAGGAGAAGGAGATCACCCGGCAGAACGTGGACGCCCGCGAGGCGATCCTCGAGCTGCAGCGCCGCCAGGCCGAGGCGGAGATCCGGCAGAAGCGCGAGATCGAGACCATGCGCGCCCGCGAGGAGGCCGAGACCTCCAAGGTGTACGCGGAGGAGCGCCTTCGTTCCCGCACGGCCGACCTGCGCACCGATGAGCAACTGGGCATCCAGGCCGAGAACCAGGCCCGGGAGATCGCGGTCGCGGCGAAGAACCGGGAGCGCGTGATCGCGATCGAGACCGAGCGGATCGAGAAGGACCGCATGCTGGAGGTCATCGCCCGCCAGCGGGAGACCGAGCTCTCCACCATCTCCAAGGACAAGGAGGTGGAGGCCGAGAAGCGCTCCATCGCCGAGGTGGTCCGGGAGCGGATCGCGGTCGAGAAGACCGTGGCCGAGCAGGAGGAGAACATCAAGCGCCTGCGCGTGGTCGAGGAGGCCGAGCGCACCCGCCAGGCCGTGATCATCAACGCCGAGGCCGAGGCCCAGGAGGTCCTGGTCAAGAACATCAAGGCCGCCGAGGCCGCGGAGCAGGCCGCGAAGTTCAAGGCCCGCGAGCAGCTCACCCTCGCCGAGGCGCGCCAGCAGGCAGCCGAGCTGGAAACCCGCGCGCAGATCCGGCTGGCCGAGGCCAAGCAGGCCACCGCGGCCGCCGAGGGTCTGGCCGAGGTCCAGGTGCAGGAGCGCAACGCGGAGGCGATCGAGAAGGTCGGCCGCGCCGAGGCGATCGTCGAGCGGGAGAAGGCCCTGGCCGGTGCGGACGCGCTGCGCGAGAAGCTGAAGGGCGAGGCCGAGGGTCTCACCGAGAAGGCGGCCGCGATGGCCGCGCTGTCCGACGCGTCCCGCGAGCACGAGGAGTACCGGCTGCGCCTGGAGGCGGAGAAGGAGATCCGGCTGGCCGGCATCGACGTGCACCGGCAGGTCGCGGAGTCGCAGGCGATGGTGGTCGCGGCCGGCCTGGAGAAGGCCAACATCGACATCGTCGGCGGCGACAGCGTCTTCTTCGACAAGCTGCTCGGCTCGATCACGCTCGGCAAGAGCGTGGACGGGTTCCTGGCCAACTCGGACGTGGCGCGGTCGCTGGTCGCGCCGTACGTGAACGGCAACGGTAACCTCCCGGCCGATCTGGCGAAGCTGCTCGGCTCGGTCTCCACGTCCGACGTGTCCCACCTGACGCTCTCCGCGTTCCTGATCCAGCAGATGAAGGCCGCCTCCGGGCAGGACGAGGCGCGGCTGCGTGACCTGCTGGAGACCGCGCGCCGGCACGGCGTGGCCGACAAGACCGTCGCCGAGCTGGCCCCGGCCGCCAAGTGA